Proteins from a genomic interval of Benincasa hispida cultivar B227 chromosome 7, ASM972705v1, whole genome shotgun sequence:
- the LOC120080895 gene encoding protein ALTERED XYLOGLUCAN 4, which produces MGFITNLLKEQRHTLFLRKLLPWTFYALLPIAFFRLYFHPIHLPESSIPQIPQIIVSSSSSLSPPRFSPSPVLEEEVNAVNETPCDYTDGKWVPDKLGPLYNGSTCSTIKEAQNCIAHGRSDLSYLYWRWKPHKCSLSRFDPDKFFHLTTNKHIAFIGDSMARNQLESLLCILSSVSTPQLVYRDGEDNKFRRWNFPTHNLTVSVYWSPFLVDGIEKSNTGPNHNKLFLHRVNERWAVDLDDFHLVVFSIGHWYLHPAVYYEGDELVMGCHYCPGLNHTEIGFYDALRKALRTTFQTVIDRRNPTNSDEIDIFLATFSPSHFEGEWDKAGACPRTKPYKENEKKLEGMDAEIRGIEMEEVEEAKSRAKQSGGLRIEALDVTKLSMLRPDGHPGPYMIASPFANRIGDRIQNDCVHWCLPGPVDTWNEILLQIMNNWERQSSRGRGF; this is translated from the exons ATGGGTTTCATTACAAATCTCTTGAAAGAACAGCGGCATACTCTGTTTCTCAGAAAGCTCCTACCATGGACCTTTTATGCCCTTCTTCCAATAGCCTTCTTCCGGTTATACTTTCATCCTATCCATCTTCCAGAAAGTTCCATTCCTCAAATACCTCAAATCatcgtttcttcttcttcatctttgtcTCCTCCTCGTTTTTCACCTTCCCCTGTTCTTGAAG AAGAAGTAAATGCTGTTAATGAAACTCCATGTGATTACACCGACGGCAAATGGGTCCCCGACAAGTTGGGACCTTTATACAATGGCTCAACCTGCAGTACAATCAAAGAAGCCCAAAATTGCATCGCTCATGGCCGCTCTGACTTGAGCTATCTTTACTGGCGATGGAAGCCCCACAAATGCTCTCTCTCAAGGTTTGACCCCGACAAATTTTTTCACTTAACGACTAACAAACACATTGCGTTCATTGGCGATTCAATGGCTAGAAACCAATTGGAATCCCTCCTCTGTATTTTATCCTCTGTTTCCACACCCCAACTCGTTTACAGAGATGGCGAGGACAATAAATTCCGGCGATGGAATTTCCCAACTCATAATCTCACTGTTTCCGTTTACTGGTCACCGTTTCTTGTCGATGGAATTGAAAAATCTAACACCGGCCCTAATCACAACAAACTGTTTCTACATCGTGTGAATGAGAGATGGGCTGTGGATTTAGATGATTTCCACTTAGTTGTATTCTCAATCGGCCATTGGTATTTACATCCAGCAGTTTATTACGAAGGGGATGAATTAGTAATGGGTTGTCATTATTGCCCTGGTTTAAACCACACCGAGATTGGATTCTATGACGCTTTGAGAAAGGCTTTAAGAACAACATTTCAGACTGTAATCGACAGAAGAAATCCGACAAACAGCGATGAAATCGACATATTCTTAGCTACATTTTCCCCCTCGCACTTCGAAGGGGAGTGGGACAAAGCTGGGGCGTGCCCCAGAACAAAGCCGTATAAGGAAAATGAGAAGAAATTAGAGGGTATGGATGCAGAAATAAGGGGGATAGAAATGGAGGAAGTTGAAGAGGCAAAATCCAGAGCGAAACAGAGTGGGGGGCTGAGAATTGAAGCGTTGGATGTGACGAAGTTATCGATGTTGAGGCCTGATGGGCATCCTGGTCCTTACATGATTGCATCTCCATTTGCCAATAGGATTGGAGATCGTATTCAGAATGACTGTGTTCATTGGTGCTTGCCTGGGCCTGTTGATACTTGGAACGAGATTCTTTTGCAAATTATGAACAATTGGGAGAGACAATCAAGTAGAGGCAGAGGATTTTGA